A stretch of DNA from Chanos chanos chromosome 11, fChaCha1.1, whole genome shotgun sequence:
ATTGGTTCAGCTACAGCTAGTAATGGAGAGGACCAATTTAGGAGTTCACATTTGAGACAACTATCCTTTTTGGAACATGCCTAAGCATTCCCTTTCTCTATAAAATTAGTTGAATTTCACAAGCCTCTGTATATTTGACAGTCCAGGTATCATTGCCATGTCTCTGTTGGGCTGAATATTACAGTTGCTTACATGCATAGAAATTCTGTTGTATTGTGTTAAATTTGCGGAATATTAACAGGGATATGAAAAGATTCTGGCTCAAAGGTCATTCAGATTGtgaatcaaaaaaagaaaaaaaagcaaagaaaagaaaaaggtaaagaaGAAAATCACTCAAACTCAGCTGTCAAACCAAAGAAGACAATAACAAATTACTTGACTGTACTCCGACTGTAGTGGAATTATACTTTGTTTTAGTTGTGCATTaagatttctttgtttttaattagcCTATTTCGTGTGCATCTGACAACAGCCACAGCGGACAAATGTTTTTAGCGTTTAAGACCTGACCTTTCAGCCGCGGGTGTCTAAACTAAACCATTGTCGTGTTATCCTTTCTGCGACTCTGCTGGCTATGAAAGTGCACAGAATGCGTGTTGTTTGAAGAACTTGACAAACTGGTGCAGACTGGACTCTCATTATGCTCCACCAAAAGGGAAGGAATGTGGGGGAACAGGACAAAAAGAGATTGAATATGGGTTCAGAAACACGCAAGTGGACACAAGTGGACCAAAGTAAGACAGAAAGATCTAGAAAGTGATGGAAGCGGGGAGTTCTACTAAAAAGCCGTTTGAAAGAGAGATGTTCGGAacctggtgagtgtgtgtgtctgtgtgtgttgagttttcATAACTTGTAGACAGAGGGGTTCTATTAAAAAGACTGACACCAAAATtgaataattgaataaaatGACTGAAGAGTTGGTCACATTGAAGTTTTAAGATAgtgttttcgtttgtttgtctgattctCTTCCTTCGTTTTTCGCTATTTTTAAGTAACACAAAGCATTTTCTTACTACAGTTATCTAATGTGTCTTCAGTCACTCTCCAGACGTACTTGCCTGTGACTTGAACCATAGTGTCTGCTTAAAAAAGGCAAGGCAGGAAATGTATGGTCTACTGCAATTCAAGGTAATCCcagaattgtgtttgtttgccttaaTCATTGTAAAATCCGTCAgcagtattttttgtttgttgcttgttgagcaataaatgtaaatttcatGCAttgatcaggtttttttttttttatttcctcttacTCTGATTGGTTGGGTGAAATTAGACAGTTAGTAGAAAGTCTTCAGTGACCTCTTTTTCAGGGATAGCTataagattcaagattcaagattcaagagttttattgtcatgtgcacagcaaaacaagGAAAGCCTTTTACAAACTCTAATATTTTAGGAGCAATTGCCcaaattttctgtctttacGTGATCTTGTTCATATAAATTAGCAATACAGTCCCTTGCCTGTcagcacaaacatgttttaatacaACCCACTGTATTAAACAATGAATACAGATTAAATCAAACAGATTAAATTTCACTATGAGCCAGTGATTCACCAGGCAAAACATGTATAATCTATGTTATCTGTTCAATCTATATGTATGATGGCATGTATGTGGTTATATTGTGATCTGATCTGATTGAGTTTTAGGATAGTGACCCAGGGGTAATAAGGAAGGAAATAAAAGAGACAGTTGACTTCAGGTGGTAGAGTCCAACAGTGTGATGTAGGTACAATGTGTGTATCTTACAGTGATCATATAAGAAGTAACTGTCCCATTCGGTGAGACTGGTGGATTAAAGGAAAAAAGGCACAAGATGATCTCTGTAGGTGTGGTCTTGAATTATCTTTGAACATTTAAAGAGACTCAGGGTATGGTTTCAGGTTTTGCTTTATTGGTCCATAAAAAGCCTAGGCAGCCTATAAAGACATTCAGCTAGTCATCTTATCGATGCCACACTGCAATTTGGATATAcagcaaataaataacaacatgaTCAAATAACTTACACATTTACAATGAATTAATTTACAATTAAATTCATAGTTAAAGGATTCAAAACATAGCTTATGCTATTAGTAACATCACATTTCACTTGTCACTGGGGATTTAATCTTATAAACATAATCTTATAAACACAAATTATTGGCTTAACTGGTTCAGTTTGTTTAGTCCCAGTTTCACATTGGTAAACATTTCTGAGCCCAGTCCTCATCACGTCCCCACTGAGCAACTTCCTGTTTAAGCTCAtatggctaaaaaaaaacacacacacacacgacagaaTCAAGCTGCAGACCATGTGACTTCAGACCATGTGACTTCAGACCATGTGACTTCAGACCATGTGACTTGTGTGTGCCATCGCAGGGATGAACCGATCGTTCGTGAACTGAGAAACACCAGTGTGAATACGGTCAGTGTTTCGTCCTCCAGTTGACCTTCGGTTTCACTGCTTTCCCTTTGTCTTTTTGCTGCAAAGTGAGGACATCGCAATAAGAGATGACTGTTTCAAACAATCACACAAGCGCATGCGCAACATAAATaacactgtgtaaacacaggtgtgttgactgtggtgTACCTCTACAGAGTGTCGATACTCTCGGTGTTCAATgcacaaaaaaaggagacaaaaaatgatttattttgacACCCACCTTAGTAGGTGACAGAATGGCCCCAGCATTGTCAGCTCCTGTAGCATCCCCAGATGTGTAGAATATAGAGGAGTGATacgaagaagaaggaggaggaggaggaggagaggaggtgaatgACTGAAAGGATCCATTAACGGCTGTGGAAGCAGGTACCTTGTAAAATTTGGCCTTCGGCCTCTCACCAGACTTCCCTAAaatacagaggaggaggaggaagaggtgtaatctttatttttttttttttttttcacttacaaTTGTAGTTGTGCTGTTACAGTAATTCTCTTAGGTATttatcctcaaaaaaaaagaaaaaacaaacaccatttACACTATTCATTCCGCACACTCacccccttttttgttgtttataggTCTGTGGGGCCTCTTCTGACTCAGACGGATTCGAAACATCTGGGCAGAGCTGTTGAGAAGTCCTTCGTGCTGGTTTATAGAAATGGAAacttttattcagtttttcagagattgaaacttgaaacatgcATTCTATatagcgagatagagagagacaaaaaaaaattaaaaaaaaacccaattaaACTTTGAAGACTCTTTGTGATTTCAAGGCCTTTGTAATATTTGGCATTCTACCTGAAAATACTTTCCACAGCTCCATCCTATGCCTCACCTTCATTGCAGACAAGTCAAAGCACAGGAGGTCCTGCTTCTCTTCCTTTGACTGGTCGACTGGTTTTGGTAACATGTAGACCTCCACAAAGTCGTAGATGTCGTCCGATTTGTCGTTTTCCATGTTACCATCTAGGATCTTTTTCACCGCCCCGTGGGACAGAAGTGACTTTGGAATAGCTATAACCTCTGACTGCTTCTGTCCGGGGTCAGTTTGGTTGGTCTTAGGCGGTATTACATCTGGTTGGCTCTCATCTGCACTGGTTTGGCTGGGCTCTTGTGACTGGCCTTGCTCTATGTTTGACGACGGACTTTGGTTTCcatctgtgctctgtgactgGCCCTCATCTTCAGGACCTTGAAGGTTCTCCTCCACGGCTTGGCCCAGGGTCTCTTTTGGGGGTGAACTCTCTTTGACAGGGAGATAACTCCGCCACTCTTCCTCTACAAAAATTTCCTCCATTAAGTTGATGGGCTCAAGGTTGAGCTTAAAGTCTCTTAAGGTAAAGGTCCTGAGGAaaagacaaagggaaaaaacaaagaaaacaaacaaacaaattttcaACTCTGAAAAGCTGAGGACCCATTTGCACCCtcccccccgccacacacacacacacacaaaaagtactGAATGTACCAAAATGTTATGAAAATGTTTGGACCATTTGACTGACAAGAATATACAGGAAGCAATTTCTGACAAACaacaagcaacaaacaaaaaacaaaacacagacttgcACAATACTTGCACAGTGCTTTGTAACAATGCAGAAGACAGAACCTTCTCAGTTGGTCTTCTGGTCAACAGACATTTCATGTAGAACAACATGTAGAgtaataatgtattttaatgtcagCACAAGTTCCCCAGAACACACACGACCTTTCAGTGCCTCTGTCcccaatgacaaaaaaaaaccaaacaaaaaaaaacagccagggAACTGGACAGGTGGCattattgtcatttttctcattgAAATGTTAAGAGGTGCAGTAAGGAAGTGTttcagacttcaaaaaaaaaaaaaaaaaaaaagcaaagagaaatcATTCAAAAGTGACGTCGTAAATCAAGAAAACCCTGAGGGGTGGCTACAACCAAACTGGAATTTCTGTCTGTAGTTTAGCCATGTGCTATCAGAATCATCAAGATTGAAGACTCGACCAGTGTTTAATAAAGAATGACTGAATCTtaatatgtctgagtgtgttttgtatatCAGTTAGATCATGAGCCCTTTTGTTCAGCTTTACAGAAAGAGAATTTCTTGCATGCCTTCCCAGTGTTAACTTACGTAACACCTGAACAAATTACTTGGCCTGCTAAGAACTGtgatataaaatatattatgaTAGTTTCACTACTTTAAAAGCAGATTATCAActatgcattaaaaaaaagaaaactggagtcttgttgttgttgttctttctgtaatatattgttttttatgtgCCAGTTATGAATTTGAAGTCTTCAAGAGTTAGAGACAGCAGCTATTCTGTCACTATGGCGTACAAAGAACACTTTCCACTTCTGGAGACCAGCAACGCTATTCCATACataccaaagagagagaggtaaaggagaCAGCAAGAGTTACGGTTcagcagagatttttttttttttaactgaagctTGTGGTTTCCCATACCTTTGCCAGCTATTTGGTGGAATGACAGGGGGTTCCTCTTGGAATTCAAATGTTTGACCAGGCTGTTGTCTCATTGGTGAAGAAGGTTCTGACTCCGCCTCTTTTCCGGAGCTCagctgagaatcactgctcACAGTCATGCACTTCTGGCATTCAGTGACGGAAGAATGTTTACAGAATGAGATGACGCACACGGTTAAAAATAGCATTACAACATCTAAATTTACCTTTAGAAGAAAAAGCCTAATGACAGACATTATCTTAAAATGTCAGTTAAGTAAATATTAGATCTAATCCCAgatgaacacactcacagatagcATCTCTTGATTCTCAGCTATGACTCCATAGTCCTCATGACCATTCCCAACCTCTCTCCAGTCacctgctctctccctcactcggACAATTATTTTTTGTACAAtgttcttcatcttcttttccttcttcacTTTATTTGCTATTTTGGGCTGCAGGGCTTCACACTCCGGTGgctcctgtttctcttctcttgcaATGGATGCCTGTTCAATACCAGCGATTTCCGAATTATCATCCCCCTTTAGCAGGCCCCCTCTGTCCTTTCTGGGCTCTGCACTGACCCCCTTTTCTCCTAGTCCTCTGATTTTGTTTCCTGGATTGTCACTGCATGATCCAGAAGATTCCGCCAAAGTTGTGGGGTTGGTAGGGCCCTGCCGGTTGAGAACCAGCTGACTTCCTGTATCTGTCTTTGTCTGCTCCAAAGTTATGTCCCCATTAGCCACTGATGGTGATAGGCTCTGGTGGATTCTGCCATCTTCTGAGCTTTCCCCAATGTTCTTTGATTCCTCTGATCCAAAATGGAGCCTTTGTAAAGGTTGTAGCTGGTGTTCATGAACATAGGATGGAGACACATATTTGCTATCCTCCTGGCTTTCAGGATCTGGTGAAGCTGGGCTTCCTCTCTGATCTCCAAGGTTTCTCTCCCCTGAAATTGTTCCTTCACTCACTTTATCCTGTGCAGGATGAACCTCTGTAGGTCTCAGAACATGTTCTACAGCGCCCTGCTTGGAGACAGGTACCCAAGATAAGGGATCAGGAAGCGTTCGCCGCTTCTCCCATCTGGGAAACGAAGCCGGAGAACCTTCGTGTGGACAATTGGATACCTCAAGGTTAGCATCCAAGATCAAGGAACTGGCGTTTTCGGAACTTCTGGTTGATGACTCCTGAGCTTCACTTCCTGTAACACTGTTGTCCAAATCATGCTGTTCAACAGGATGTAAATGCTCACTGGAAGCATGAGATCGATTGGATGGAGTAGTGGTAGAGGAATGAGAATGATCTGAAATGGAGGAATGGTTCGAAGAAGAGGGGGAGCGCTCTGACTTGGCCGATCCGTcgaaaacagagggaggaatCTCGTAGAACGTGGCACTTGGTTTTGCACCTGATTTGACTGTGAACAGTTTGGAGAAGTCAGTTAGCTTTTGATTCTCAACAACCATTGCTCTCTTCACCTACATATTCTTCCAGCTAAATCgaacctctctcactcttcctttcaGACCCAACCCACATCTTTCATTTTCCCTCaccttttttttgctgtttgggTCGTCTTTGAGGCCCCATTTTAGTTACATGGATTTTCAGGATAGAACTGTCCAAGAATTTGGGTGcctgattcagagagagagagagagagacatggaaacTTTGCTTAGtatatgtagagagagtgtttttgctGGTCATTATGTTCTGTGTTagaactgcgtgtgtgtgtgtgtgtggtgggggggctACTCTACCTTGATAGGAGTAAAATTGGGTTTGACCCTCTCTTGCTTCAAGTGATTTATCTGGTCAGGTTTGAGACACACCACTTCATAGTGGTCAGTGTCTGAAGATTCGATTTTAATTTCGCCTTTTGTTTCCTCAGGGGGTTTTGACACACCAAAGGCCGGTCCTGCTGACTGTTGCTGATTCACAGGGCtctccactagggggcagtcACATCCCTTATTCTCCTGTGTTGTTCTGAGCATAGATTCCAGCATCAAGATTCCACTGGAAGGTTCTTTTGCTTCCTTCATCTACATATGCAGAAACAGAGATTTTAAGTCGACACTCTCACGTTAGGATTTTAACTGATCGTTCACTCTCTAGTTCAGGGTTCCATTTGCCTGGCCGAACAAATGCACGCTGATGTGGGCAAATTGTACTCTAAATCTTGCAATTAAATGCAAGCAGCAAGACatcacagccttttttttttcttcattattttgttgttgttgtttgtttgttgtcagtgAGAAGCTGTGCTAAAGGAAAGAGTCAGGGCACATGCCATGCAATGTATTCATAGGTTGCATTGTCTCAACTTCTTCCTGAACTGTGCACACAACCACTGTCTTCAAAACATTACCATTATTTTTACCCAGAGGGACGTTAAGGTTTGTACATATCTGCCctccacacacatctctctaTTTACGTTTCTCATGAACTGACTGACTAGTCCAAGTCTGTTTagcctgtctttatttttcttatataatgtgtaaaaaaaaaacttctttgtCCATCTCTGTCTTACCTCTGTTCTGGAATTCTCCATAGCTGTTCTTGTCCTTCGTTCTCATGCTTCGGCCCAGTTCACTCCCATGCCCACCATCGCCTTCACatacgcacgcagacacacacacacacacacacacactcatgcatgtatgtacgGCTCAGAGTTCAAGTTATTCCTTTCCCTTTATTTCTAAAAATGTCTTCCATCCTTCCTTCTCAATCtcatctgttcctctgttcaTTTGCCTCTAAGGCACCTTCCCCCTTTCTCCTCCCCCCACTGTTGGTGTCTCCATTCCTTAGCCCTTCCAATCTGCCGAAACCggttttatttgtgtaagaACTGCATGAGATTTCCTTTCAGGAAGGGTTAAACATTTGAACAATGCAGAAATTTCCAGTGATTCTTACGTCTCTACGTTTGTCATAGCTGGGGTTTTTTAGTCATATTTTGAAACTAATCAGTTCAGTTTTCCAGGGCATATTAGTTGTGTTGTAATTATAACTTCAGGGGATCAAGCTCCAGATATGTGATGTCGTATATGATGCATTTGGAAAGATGAACACAGCAGGAAAAATAtaatttctcctcttttcccagAAGCGTTCAGTCCTGTGGAATAACCAGTTTTATGAAGTCATTCCCAATCgctaacacaacacatacacacaaacttaaTATTTGTTTATGCCTGGCACTAACAGGCCCCTTACTATTCTCCACGCCACACCGCATGCTGCGCAAAGAAAGTAATACAATGCCCGATTACCAATGAAATAGCCCAACGAACGTCACGTGATACTTATACCGGAAAACAACACAAGTTCGTACTAGGTAGTGGTTTTGACTTCTTGTCATATTTCTGTAAATTCTTGTATGAAGTGCCATATTGGCAATCCTGAATAACAATGTTCTTGACGGCTCTGCACGTCTTGATTCCTATGTGTCTTTGCATTGCCATGGCCAACAGTGGCATGTTTGAGAAAGTTTTGGTAGATTTAACGTACGACCACTACGCGGAGAGGAAAGTTGACGACCTTCCTGTTTTCTTGGCTATGCCTTTTAATTGCCTGATTAATTTGGGCTACACCATTATGGGCTTGTACTGGCTGCTTCAACGAACATACATAACAGATCCGAGTCCAGCTAGGTACATGAAAGATGTGTTCGCATTCATGGCAATAGCGTATGGACCTGTGCAATGGATCCGCCTCGCCTCTTTGAGCCGTGCGGCTGCCGTTTTGGATCAGTGGTTCACGCTACCCATTTTCGCGTGGGTACCCATTTGGTGTCATTTCATTATAAACGGTTGGCGACCGCATTACGCACTAACAGTAGAAGTGCTTTCCATTCTCAGTTACACGCTGTCACTGATTCATGACCAAGGATTCGAGATTGCGCTGGGGGGTCACGTGCTCTTTGCAGTACTCAGCGGTGTCAGCGTCCAGCGGAGCTACGGAGATTCCGTCTCCTTGCGGTACCTGGGTCTTGCCATGTTGTCGTGTTGCGGTTTTGTGGTTCTGAAGCTTTTAGATCACACTCTTGCGACATATTGGATGTTTCAGAATCTTACTGGACATTTTTGGTCCAAAGTGTGTGATATTCTACAGTTCCACTACAGTTTCTGTTTCCTCACGCACCTCACAGAAAACGCCCAGAAACGGGTATCATAAAACGTTGATTAATAATCGCGAAATGTGAATAAACACTGGATTACTCTTGCCAAAGTGAATTTAAAAGGGACCACATTGCCTCATCTCCACACCGAACAATTGTTACAACTTTGAGAAAACAGTTATTCGTGAATAACACATTCAGATATCTTCAACAACCTCAGGGGGCTTGGTGATCCTCCCTCTTGACTCAAGATGGACTGGacttacataaaaaaagaaaaaaaaggaataacgAAACCCTGCCTTTTTTCGAAGGATTTACACCAGATTTTGTTAAATGAGTCGTCTTTAAATAAACAGTGATTTTTCCAACTTTATGCTGATGTCATATTCTGATGTCAACCACCCTGCCTGATGCACTCACACGCAAGTATTGATAAATGTGCCCTGATTAATAAGCAGTGAAAATCAATTGAAAAGTGTGTGCAAATGTCATTATCAGAGATCATGCGAGATGTGCACAACAGACAGTTTTTGTACAAAGATgtaatttctgtattttcacaaGATTCCCACCAATACCATGGTTTACTCTAATCAACTTAATAGTACCAGATGTACATCTTATAGGTCAGTTTCACATACATTCAGACCTATAAGGACATGCAGATACAAGCTCTTCCTCCTTTAATGAAACACCTGGGCACAGCTGTTCCTGATGGTTGTCAATCACGTCATGCCTCCAGTTTTCTCATACTGGTCAAAACAGGCTCAGGAAGGCTCGACTTTCGACTGGTCCAAATCAACCCAAGCACCGCCTCCCGGAAGTCCTGATTGGTGCAGTAGATGATGGGGTTCAGACCACAGTCGAGGTAAGCCATGACTGACGACAGCGTCCGCAGCCAATCAGGAGATGGCGAGAGGTCCAGCCTCCCGAGCAGTATCAACTGCCAAGATTTGACAGGCCTGAGGTTACTCTAGTCTCTATGAAATAATGTTTTGCTTAAAAATTGTGCCACTGAGTTCTGCAATTTTACCTCTGACACGGCGAATGGGGTGTAGCAGAGCAGGTAGAACATCACTATTAAAGGAGTGACAGAAGAGAGATCATCTTGGCttctcacagagaaagagaggacaaggATTTGTAAATTAACAAACCAGAGAAAAGAGATCAGAAATATAGTCAGAGTTTTCGTAAACAAAAAAGATCAGATCATTTCAAAATACTCAATATCTGTCGTCATTTCTTATTATTAATCTTATTAATTACCAAATAATGTGACATTTATAGCCATTTACAGAATGATAGTAAAAACTGATTGTGGAGGAATGCTATTTAAATGCTCTCCAAGATGGAGGAAGGCCATGTATTAACTTCGGTTGAGAATTTTCAACAAACCGGCTGCAGTTCTTCGAGCATCCAGCAGAGGTCAGGAGAGGGCAAAAGAGCATGAGGAGAAACGGGATGAAGATTGAAATGGAGAAGGCACAGAGGATGTAAACCAGCATGTCTGAGTAACTGCTTTcccagaacacagcacacagcatcTCTGACGGGTCGTACCTGACAATGTGAACAGTTCACTTAAGTCAGAATGTATTCCAGGTTAAGGAAGCACAAGTGAGCAACAAACATATAACTGAATATGAAAAGGATCATAgataaacagaaagaatgaaaatattttgtaacaAAAGGGGTTAATTTGGGGTATCTTTGTGTGTTATGCAGGTGTAACATTTAACTTACATGCGCAATAAAATTTCTGTTCAGGTGTGCATTTTGGTTGACACTCACTTGATCCAGTCATAAATCACTGGGACTGCTCCAAATATAATCCCTGTCAACCAGGATGCCAAGCAGGCCAGTGCCATGATGACAGACAGGCCACTTCCTGTGGAGGGAACACCCAAGAAGCGCTGGACACAGAGTACCGCTgacagaagagaacaaaaattaaaaaaaaacaaaaacaaagtaaagtTGTGATGAAATTGcttaaatgttcaaaatgttttcagaaatgttcCAGAGTGATCCGATATTGCACTGGCATCgtggaggaacagagaggtCACAGGTCAAACCTATGCTTCCAATAGAGGCAGTCATGAAGGTGAACTTGAGCAGACTGACCAACTCACACCAcggtgacctctgacctcccgTTAGAACAGCCAACAGGGAGCCAGAGATGATGAGGACAGAGCAGCTGAAGTCTGAGAGCGTGAG
This window harbors:
- the tmem187 gene encoding transmembrane protein 187, translating into MFLTALHVLIPMCLCIAMANSGMFEKVLVDLTYDHYAERKVDDLPVFLAMPFNCLINLGYTIMGLYWLLQRTYITDPSPARYMKDVFAFMAIAYGPVQWIRLASLSRAAAVLDQWFTLPIFAWVPIWCHFIINGWRPHYALTVEVLSILSYTLSLIHDQGFEIALGGHVLFAVLSGVSVQRSYGDSVSLRYLGLAMLSCCGFVVLKLLDHTLATYWMFQNLTGHFWSKVCDILQFHYSFCFLTHLTENAQKRVS
- the LOC115823785 gene encoding beta-1 adrenergic receptor, which codes for MSTVNETVNGTGVEETAWSQTEKSVLVPILSAEMVLGALGNGLALIVKVVRRNQFQCIYWFPFASLTLSDFSCSVLIISGSLLAVLTGGQRSPWCELVSLLKFTFMTASIGSIAVLCVQRFLGVPSTGSGLSVIMALACLASWLTGIIFGAVPVIYDWIKYDPSEMLCAVFWESSYSDMLVYILCAFSISIFIPFLLMLFCPLLTSAGCSKNCSRSQDDLSSVTPLIVMFYLLCYTPFAVSELILLGRLDLSPSPDWLRTLSSVMAYLDCGLNPIIYCTNQDFREAVLGLIWTSRKSSLPEPVLTSMRKLEA